TATATCATGTTCTGATTATAGAAAgaatacttgaatttttttttctttttaataaagatggggtctcgctatgttgccgaggctggtagcaaattctcccaccttggcctcccaacctgctgggattataggcctgagccgctgcacccggccagaaatagttgattttttaaggatattttggaattagaggaagaaaatagatcACTTATAATCCTCTCACACAGAAcaacaatatttattaatattttgatgtacTTATTTCTCGTATTTTTTCTAAGCTTGtacataggttttcttctacaaaATTGGTGTTACATTATATAtagtctgtattttttcttttctctttcagaattACGAGCATTTCCTACATCTTAAAATTTTCATGAATACGATTTTTGTTGGTGCATTATATTAAATGGATATATGTAATAAGAATTTTCAGTGAGCATTTATGTGCATATCTTTTTTGCTGTCGATGTTATTTTTGAAGCTTAATATATATGTGCTTAGGACTTATCCCGAATTAATACTCTATATAAACTTTAAACCTCTAGTAATacctttacttttttcattttttgtgaatATCACAATCTTTGAAAAGAAAGTGgtaggagaaacagaaagagaagagagaaaatggaactAGTGATAGGAGATAGCCATCAGGGCTGCAATAAATTGGGAGTTGTTACTAACCATCTGTGGCCTTGAATGAAGTTTGTAATACTAATGGCAAATTTgtaacaattaaataaaaataacttgattTGCTCTTTAAAAAGCATGTTACTTGgcattatcaagaaagtaaatgtcatcgctggccacagtggctcatgcctgtaattctagcactttgggaggccaaggcatgtggatcacctgaggtcaggagttcgagacaagcctggccaaaatggcaaaaccctgtctctactaaaaatacaaaaattagctgggcatggtggtacgcacctgtagttccagctactcaggaggtggaagcaggagaaccacttgaacctgggaggcggaggttgcagtgagctgagatcgtgccactgcactccagcctaggtgacaaagtgagacaaaaaaaaaaaaaagaaagaaaaaaagaaagaaaagaaaagaagcgaaaggaagaaagaaagagagaaagaaagaaaagaatgtaaatgtCTATTATTAATACCTTGACACTAAGAAAAATCCTGCTTTAGGTATTTCTTTGCTATCTATTATCAATCTTCTCTCCTCTTATTCTGTATCTTCCTAAAGCCATGGGAATAAAGAAGAATTCTCCTGCAGAGGAATACAACTTGCGGTGGATTGGTTTCTAGATAAAGGCCATAAAGATATTACTGTATTTGTGCCTGCGTGGAGAAAGGAGCAATCCCGCCCTGATGCACCAATTACAGGTACTATGTCAAATAAGGTATTTCTTCTCATCTAGAGGCAAATCTGGAAAGATAGTTTGGGGATGGTCCcaatttagatatttatttttcaaagttgttaagtatatttaaagtatttgtaTTAAGTGTATATTTGAAAAAAGATTCAAAGAAAGCCATCATTATTTTGTAGCATCTGACagttaaataaagaaaacttcaatTCAGCAAAAGATAAAGcacatagtttttttaaaaaaggagtgcTTTTCTATTTGACCATAGACTTCAGACTAAAAGGAGATGAATCTGGTTATGAGCATGACTAAGTTTTCAAGAGAGTAAAAACACCATGGTGGACAATGGATCTCATTCTGTACCAAAGAAGTGATTGTGGGGTTTGCAAATTAgggaataaaagagagagagagaaaagtcccACAGCAGTCAGAGCCAACTTATCCATGAGACACAGTAGGTCTGGCACCTAGGGCGAATGATATTGTTAAGGTCCCAtggaaatgtcttaattttactttcttctcacatcagaagaaaaaattgaatataaTAGCAATGCATGTAAAATGATGTATCTAGCTGGGTTATCCTTGGCTTTATACCAAAgcaattgaaaatgaaatttttaatatttatatttgtttgagacagggtctcactctgtcacctaggctagaatgccatggtgtgatcatggctcactgcagcctctacctccctgggctcaggtttttctcccacctcagcctcctgagtagctgggactacaggtgtgtaccaccatgcctggctaatttttgtatttttagtagagattgagttttgccatgttgcccaagctggtcttgaactcctgggctcaagctatctgcccacctcaacctcccaaagtgctaggattacaggcatgagccaccatggccagccaatatttaacatttcttatgGAGGAAGAGGTCCAGGAAAGCAAAAATGCCTAAGGTTTTCAAAAGTCATGATGCAATCCTAATGGCAGAGGGGTCTCTACATTCATTTACAACAGTCTTCTGAGCATCAGCTGTTGCCTGATGTGCCTAATGAGAAAGTCCCATGAATGACTGTCTGAGCTGTGTGTGAAGCTATTTGCCATCTGCTGAACAGGCTCTTGAGCCTCCATCTGAGAATAGATCCTAGCTCTGCTCGAGCCCAGCCAGCAAGCTTTCTTGCCTCAGCAACTAATAGACCAAAAGGAAAGGGGATCAGCACTCAGTTGCTATATCTTGATGTTTCACCCTAGTTTTGTCCTTCCCTCAGGCAGAAGCCAAAAATGTAAGTCCCTAGGAGAGATGCTTTAGTTTCCTCCTGGCAGACACATCCTCAGTACTTCCCTGTTAGAAATCAACAACCAAAAAGCTGGTGCTTTGGCCAAAGGGCAAAACAAGCATCAAGAATTCTAAGATATCAGTGTCACTCTCACTCTCcatgtagtttttaaaacttagatgTCATTGAATCCAGTTCcttcattttatcaaaaagaagACTGAAGTCCAAAGGGGAagatgacttgcctaaggtcataatCCAGATTGATATCATAGCCAGGAACAGGGCCTACTTTCCCTCTAAGGGTAAATAATATCTTCATCCAGTAccaacttttgcatttttaatattggGGTAATACTGTTAATTTCCAAAGATGATTTCTGCTCTGTGGCATATAATCATATTTTGACAGATCAAGATATTCTACGAAAACTGGAGAAGGAAAAGATTCTCGTCTTCACACCATCCCgaagagtccaaggcaggagggttgtcTGCTATGATGACCGGTTCATAGTCAAACTGGCTTTTGATTCTGATGGCATCATTGTGTCCAATGATAACTACCGAGACCTTCAAGTTGAAAAGCCAGAATGGAAGAAGTTTATAGAGGAGCGGTTGCTGATGTATTCTTTTGTGAATGACAAGTGCGTTTCTTTCCAGTAGGCCTATATTCAAGTTATCAGTAGGAATAGATTTtactttaataaacatttaccaAACACTTACTGTGTATCATACATTTTGCTAGTTGCCACAGACATAAAAGGATGAATAAGGAAGAGGACTCACCCTTAAGGGACTCAAAGTGTAGTAGAGGAGTGAAAGAGACAACCACAGTGTTTTGTTATAAGAGCTACagttaaaagttgtttttttaaaattgctttgtcTATGTGAAGTAATAGAAAAAGGCATCCCAGAGGAGATGACATTTCAGATCAAGTTTACAGATGGAGGAAAGGGGGCTGCTAGGCATGAGAGGTGAGGGGGACATCATGAATAAAGTTATGAAGGTGTGAAAGTGGGTAGCATGTTGGTGGAACCAGCAGACATGCCAGTATGGCTCGAACATGTAGTTGATGGAAGAATGATGAACAGGGAAAATCATGCTTTCTATGTGATAAAGTGGCAACAAAGGGAAGAACTGCTAGATTAGCAGAGGATAGACTTGAGGCACGAAGGGCAATTAGAAGGCTGTGACAACGGTACAGGCAAGAGGTAATGAAAATCTGAACTCCTAGTAAGGAGTAGGGGACAGAAAGGAAGACAGTCACCTCTTGCTTACTTGCTTTCAGATTTATGCCTCCAGATGATCCATTAGGACGCCATGGCCCAAGCCTTGAAAATTTCTTAAGAAAGAGACCCATTGTTCCTGAGCATAAGAAGCAACCATGTCCTTACGGTGAGTACCTATGTACAAAACTGAGTTCTGTACCACCAGAAACATAAGGATTCTTCTGTGAATACTTTTCTCTTCCAGGTTTCCCTTTCAAATGGGAAATCTTGGCTTGTCCACTGTCTTTGAGTTAAAGTTTGTGTCTTCATGTACACCGTtaggtatttaaagaaaaattttagaaactgaatgaggaaaaggTAGCTAGAATTGAAGGGGAGATCAGTTGTCACTTGTGACAATAGCACATGTGCTCTAGCTGCCTAAGTCCTGAACTATGTTGCTGGGAGCAGAGAAATGAAGAAACCTATATGGCCTGTGGAAGCAGAAAGGGCAATACTGAACTGAGTTTGGCCCCCAGATGAACCTGTGTCTCAGGCAGGTGACTGCACCCTCTGTCAATTAATACTAACCTTTCCTTTAGATCTgtcctttccagtttttttgtttgtttgtttgttttgagacagtctcgctctgtcacctaggctgcagtgcagtggtgcagtcttggctcactgcaacctccgcctcccaggttaaagcgattctcctgcctcagcctccccagtagctgggattacaggtgcacggtgccaagcccagctaatttttatatttttagtagagacgggggtttcaccatgttggccaagctggtctcaaactcctgacttcaagtgatccatccacctcggcctctgaaagtgctgagattacaggcatgacgcacccagcccctttccagttttcttttttttttctttttttaataaatatacttttCTAGAGTGTTTTCATGCTCTTATCCCAGTCCCTCTGATACAAGGTTTGTGCGCCTGACATTGTGACAGGGCTGCTTGATCTGAGGCTACTTTGAATGTCTGTTTTTTTGGATGATCATTTGTTTTGtgggttgttttggtttttgtcctCAATTAACATTTAAGTCACAGAGTACCTtcatattcattatctcatttaatctttacaatgaCCCTATAATATAGGCATGATGATGAACTTtgtttacagaagaggaaaatgaggctcacaAAATGAAGTCACttaccaaggtcacacagctagtaagggaCGTAGCTGGAATTGAAATTCAGATCTGACTGGACTCCAAACCTGTGCTCTTTGCACTGCACTGTGCTGCTTTCTGTTACTCTATGCTGCTTCAGCATGCAAATTATGCCTAGGCAAAGTTGTACATTATCGAAAACTTAAAACTGCTCAACTGCTCagctttagctttttttttttttttttttttttctgagacagggtcttgctctgtcacctgggctggagagcagtggcatgatcatggctcactgcagccttgaccttccaggctcaagaattctcccaccgcagcctcctgagtagctgggactacagacctgcaccaccatgcccagctaattttttttcccccccccccccccccccccccccccccccccccccccccccccccccccccccatatttttctttacagatggggtttcacaatgttgcccaagttggtcttgaactcctgggctaaagtgatccacccaccacagcctcccaaattgctaggactACGGACAggaaccactgcatccagccagctATTAGCTTTTATGCTGCAATTTTCTCCATAGCTTTCCACTTTCTCTCTCCCATCACAGTGTGTGATGCCGCCTTGGTGTTGTCTGTCTCTCATCTTTGTGGACagttaattttctgcctttacCCCAAACAGTAAAACCCTAACCTGAGTGACCAGATTGTTACAATGGTTTCTGGCACGGAGGGTTCCATCACTGAGAGAGAGTCTTACCCCAAGGCATTATTTTTCAGGCAAAAAATGCACCTACGGCCACAAGTGCAAATACTACCATCCGGAGCGGGCCAACCAACCCCAGCGTTCGGTGGCTGATGAGCTCCGCATCAGTGCCAAACTGTCCACAGTGAAAACTATGAGTGAAGGCACCCTGGCCAAGTGTGGCACAGGGATGTCTAGTGCCAAAGGTGAGATAACCTCAGAGGTCAAACGTGTGGCCCCCAAGCGCCAATCAGATCCCAGCATCCGGTCTGTGGCTGTGGAGCCTGAGGAATGGCTGTCCATTGCCCGTAAGCCTGAGGCTAGTTCTGTCCCCTCGCTTGTGACTGCCCTAAGTGTTCCCACAATCCCACCCCCAAAAAGCCATGCAGTGGGTGCACTCAACACCCGTTCGGCCAGCAGCCCAGTGCCAGGATCCTCCCATTTCCCCCACCAGAAGGCCTCTTTGGAGCATATGGCCAGCATGCAGTATCCTCCCATCCTGGTTACCAACAGCCATGGGACCCCTATTAGCTATGCTGAGCAATACCCAAAGTTTGAATCCATGGGGGACCATGGCTACTATTCAATGTTAGGTGACTTCTCCAAACTGAACATCAACAGCATGCATAATCGAGAGTATTACATGGCTGAAGTAGACCGGGGGGTGTATGCCCGGAATCCTAATCTCTGTCCTGACAGCCGTGTGAGCCATACCAGGAATGACAACTATTCCTCTTACAACAACGTGTATTTGGCTGTAGCTGATACCCATCCTGAAGGCAATTTGAAGCTGCACCGCTCAGCATCCCAGAACCGACTTCAGCCTTTTCCTCATGGTTACCATGAAGCCTTAACACGAGTGCAGAGCTATGGCCCAGAGGATTCTAAGCAAGGCCCCCACAAACAGTCAGTCCCCCACGTAGCTCTGCATGCCCAGCACCCAGCAACTGGAACACGTTCCAGCTGTCCTGCAGACTACCCCATGCCTCCCAATATCCATCCTGGGGCAACCCCCCAGCCAGGCCGTGCCCTGGTGATGACTCGGATGGATAGCATTTCTGACTCCCGCCTCTATGAGAGCAACCCCGTGAGGCAAAGACGACCTCCCCTGTGCCGGGAACAGCATGCCAGCTGGGACCCGCTGCCCTGTGCAACTGACTCCTATGGCTACCACTCCTATCCCTTGAGTAACAGCCTCATGCAACCATGTTATGAGCCAGTCATGGTACGGAGCGTGCCTGAAAAGATGGAGCAGCTTTGGAGGAATCCTTGGGTTGGAATGTGCAATGATTCCAGGGAGCATATGATCCCAGAGCACCAGTATCAGACCTACAAGAACCTCTGCAATATTTTCCCTTCTAACATCGTCCTTGCGGTGATGGAGAAGAATCCCCACACAGCAGATGCCCA
This portion of the Macaca thibetana thibetana isolate TM-01 chromosome X, ASM2454274v1, whole genome shotgun sequence genome encodes:
- the ZC3H12B gene encoding probable ribonuclease ZC3H12B, which produces MTATAEVETPKMEKSASKEEKQQPKQDSTEQGNADSEEWMSSESDPEQISLKSSDNSKSCQPRDGQLKKKEMPSKPHRQLCRSPCLDRPSFSQSSILQDGKLDLEKEYQAKMEFALKLGYAEEQIQSVLNKLGPESLINDVLAELVRLGNKGDSEGQINLSLLVPRGPSSREIASPELSLEDEIDNSDNLRPVVIDGSNVAMSHGNKEEFSCRGIQLAVDWFLDKGHKDITVFVPAWRKEQSRPDAPITDQDILRKLEKEKILVFTPSRRVQGRRVVCYDDRFIVKLAFDSDGIIVSNDNYRDLQVEKPEWKKFIEERLLMYSFVNDKFMPPDDPLGRHGPSLENFLRKRPIVPEHKKQPCPYGKKCTYGHKCKYYHPERANQPQRSVADELRISAKLSTVKTMSEGTLAKCGTGMSSAKGEITSEVKRVAPKRQSDPSIRSVAVEPEEWLSIARKPEASSVPSLVTALSVPTIPPPKSHAVGALNTRSASSPVPGSSHFPHQKASLEHMASMQYPPILVTNSHGTPISYAEQYPKFESMGDHGYYSMLGDFSKLNINSMHNREYYMAEVDRGVYARNPNLCPDSRVSHTRNDNYSSYNNVYLAVADTHPEGNLKLHRSASQNRLQPFPHGYHEALTRVQSYGPEDSKQGPHKQSVPHVALHAQHPATGTRSSCPADYPMPPNIHPGATPQPGRALVMTRMDSISDSRLYESNPVRQRRPPLCREQHASWDPLPCATDSYGYHSYPLSNSLMQPCYEPVMVRSVPEKMEQLWRNPWVGMCNDSREHMIPEHQYQTYKNLCNIFPSNIVLAVMEKNPHTADAQQLAALIVAKLRAAR